The Camelina sativa cultivar DH55 chromosome 16, Cs, whole genome shotgun sequence sequence GGTCGCCAATCGAGTTGAGAGATGCAGGGTTCAGAGGTGTTTTGAGGGGGGCTAGTCGCCAAACCTGTGAGCTTCGGAGTTAATGGTTCTGGCTCGAAGGTTCTCTCATGTTGGTAAGGCACCCTTCATCGCCTTCCATAGAAGGAGTTTGTTTTTTGGGGAGGTATTCAGGTTCCAGATATGTTTTGACCAATTGAAGTCGCTCACTGCATGAGATGGTGTAGGGGTTGCCAAGCTGGAGCTTTTGATGCTCTCATAATAGCCGGATTTTGCTGTATAGGTTCCATCTTTTGTGGCTAGCCATACAAAGGCATCTTGGGCTCCTCTTTTACTGAGTTTGATGTCGAGTATAGCATCTTCTAGTTCCGGGAGTAGGTTCCTGATCTTTTCTCTATCCCAATCTGCTGTCATCGGGGAGATGAGGTGGGACACTGAAAGATTGCAGGTTGCTTCCGTTGGAGGTCCTAGTGGGGCTACCAGTGAGTCTAAAGAGATCCAAGGTTCTCTCCAGATCGAGGTTTCTTTGCCATTGCCTATCACTTTCCCAAGCCTTCTTTGTAGGAGATCCTTACCAATACAGATTCCTCTCCAACCGTGGGATGAGTTTGCAAGTGCTACACTTTCAAGGAAAGGGGTAGAGTGACAGTACCTTCCTTGTAGGATTTTAGCGAGTAGACAGTTTGGTGATGTAAGGATTCTCCAACTAAGCTTGGCCAGCAGGGCATCATTGAAGCTTTGAATATCTCTAAATCCGAGTCCACCTACACCTTTAGCTTTGGTAAGTTCCTTCCAAGAGACCCAGCACATCTTTTTCTTATCTGGTGACGAATCCCACCAGAATCTCGTTAACATTGACTGTATTCTTTTACACAGGGAACTTGGAAGTTTGAAGCATGACATTGTGTAAGTTGGATTGCTGCAAGGATAGACTTGAGTAAGATCATTTTGCCTGTAGTTGAGAGGAACCTCGAGGACCAACTCTTGGCTCGTTATCGAATTTTGTCTACGATAGCCGTAAACAGGTCTTTCTTCTTGCGCCCAAAGAGTTCCGGTAATCCCAGGTATTTTCCAACTCCTCCCTCCTTTGATATGCCCTGGATAGCATATGTTTGTTCTTTGACAACTTTGGATGCTTTTGCAGAGAAAGTAATGGTGGATTTCTGAGGGTTAATCATTTGGCCTGAGGCCAGTTCATAGTTTTGGAGGACCCTCAGGAGGCTGGTACATTCTTTCTGATCCGCTTTACAGAAGAACATGGTGTcatcagcaaaaagcaggtGATTTAGTCGTGGACTTTTCTTGCCTAGTTTTATGCCTATGATCTCCTCGTCTGACATTGCTTTTTTGCAGAGTCCCGAGAGTACTTCGGTACACAGGATGAAGATGAAGGGGGACAAAGGGTCTCCTTGTCGGATACCTCTTTGGGGAAAGACTCTGCCTTGTACTGTACCATTCAAGAGGTAGGCATAAGATACGAAAGTGATACATTGCATGATACACTGGATCCATTTCTGATGAAATCCCATTTTCTCCATTACAGCTATGATAAATTCCCATTCTACTCGATCATAAACTTTGCTCATGTCAGTTTTAACCGCCATGTAACAATTCTTTTTTGCCTTTGAAGTATGCAGGTAGTGAAGGGATTCATGAGTGATAAGAACATTGTCCGCAATGGCTCTGTTGGGGACAAAAGCAGACTGATTCTCGGATATTAAGCTTGGAAGAACAGGCTTCAATCTGTTAGTAAGGATCTgtgatattattttgtaatacactGAGCAGAGTGCAATGGGGCGATAATCCTTCATTGACTTAGGACTAGGAATCTTTGGGATTAGTCTGACATGAGTGACGTTGATATTGGTTGGCAGGTGGCCTGAGGAGAAGAAGTTTGTATCTCTCTGATAATTTGTTTGCCTACTGTTTCCCAGTTTGACTGGAAGAAATAGGCCGAGAAGCCATCAGGTCCTGGTGCTTTATCCGGATGGATAGAGAAGCaagcttttttaatttccaGGCTTGAAGGTAATTCAGTCAACTTTATATTCATTTCCTCTGAAATACATGGGTTGATTGCTTCTTCAACTGTCGACATGATTTCTCTTGGCTTTGCAGTGAACAGGAGTTGGTAGTAGTCGGTTATGACCTTGAGGATATCATTTTCATCAAAGAAAGCGGATCCTTGATCATCCTCAAGGACAGAGAATTTATTGACTGTTAATCTACCTTTTGTGATAGCATGGAAGAAACCAGTATTTTGGTCTCCTAGGGAGAGCCATAGCTGTCGGCTTCTCTGTTTCCaaaactcctcttcctcttcgtaCGCCTTCTGGAGGTCCTCATTGATCGAGCTTATGATCTCATCTGGTGTGTTTGGTTGTGCCATAGCTTTTTCCAGCTTCTCCTTCAAAAGGGTAATCGTTTTTTTggcaatttaaatgtttttctctACTCCACTTGATTATAGCTTCTCTGCATCTGTCTAACTTTGTTTCAACTTTTTCGAACACCGTAGGGTTCCAACTTTTAAAGACCAGTTTAGTGACTTCTGGATTCTTGCGGAGGCGCCTATCATACCTGAAGatgccttttcttttctttcttttgagatCAAAATATATGATCAGGGATCGGTGGTCCGAGGCTTCAAAAGGTAGATAATCACTTCTTCCTGAAGGATAGGTTAGAGCCCATTCAGTATTGGACATGGCTCTATCTAAATGCTCATATCTCTTCCCTCTCCATGACAGGAAATTTCCAGAGTGGCTAAGATCATACAGATCACATTCAGACATGAAGGTTTTGAGATCAACGAAGGATCCCTCAGGGCGAGCTGGTCCACCCATCTTTTCAGATAAGTCTAAAATTCCGTTAAAATCACCCGACAGGACCCATGAATCACTTCTGGTTTGTCCAAAAGATGATATCTGATCCCAAATTGCTTTCCTCTTGGACTTATCAGGTTCTCCGTATACAAAGGTGGCAAAAAAGGAGCGTCCTTCCGCCTTGATCTGAGTATCGATGATGTTTGGACTTTCTGAGAGCACTTGAATGTCAATATCGGATTGCCAGAGGAGTGCAAGACCTCCACCTCTAGTTGGAGTTGGAGGTATTAGTTTCATACCAAGGAAACCAAGATCCTGCAGAGCAAGTTTGACCACCTCATTTGAGTTCTTGGTTTCCATGAGGAACAAGATTGATGGAGCCACTGATTTGTGGATCTCCTTTAAACGTCGGACTGTCATGGGTTCCCAATACCACAACAGTTCTAGCTAGCTATCTTTAAGGAAGAGGAGGGGGTGGATTGTGAaaatccaccttcttcttcaccatagcCGGAACAATCTTAATTGGTGGGGGCTGCGTCACTCTAGACGGTTCTCCTCTTTCCAGATGGGTCATGGAAGCATTGGtcagtaagtttttttttccttctgagCGTTTGGAAGTGTTTGTTCCCCATGGAGAGGATCTGCCTGTAGAGGCTCTAGCTTTAGGGGAGATTTGTATGTTTGATTTGTTTCGTTTACTGGATTTTACCCCTATGAGTCTCAGAGGGCTCTTGTTATGAGGTTTTTCTGATGATTTACTAAGTGgtggtcttcctcttcttttcttgtttgcaGGTGGGTTCCTACTAGGATCATCAGGGTCAGTCTCTTGGTCGCCTTGTTCAGAGGGGTTTGAAGTTGGTGCACTTCTATCAGATGGGGTAGAGTCCTGACGAATGGGGCTCTGGGAGGTGTGGGTTGCAATGATCTGAGCAGCCGTTTCAGCCATCATACCTTGGCTCTCCCCCTGTataactctttgttttctcGCCAAACTCTCAATAGGATCTGCGCAGGTGACATATTGTACTGTCACCTCTCGGAGCTCTCCCATGATGTCCTCAGTGGTGGGTGGCTGGTTGGCTCTTATTGGGATTGCAATTGTGTGGTCATTTGTTGTCTGTCGCTCCAAAGGTGTGCGCCTTGGTCTAAAAGTTTCAGAAGTTTCCTCCCAGGTAAGAGTTCTCTGAGCTTTTTCTCTCCATTGGTAGTTGTTGTTATGGCGATGATCATATCGCTCCCGATCGCCTTAGGGATCTGTTGGTGGGAGAGCGTGTGGAGTGGAAGGACTGGTTCCCATGAGACATAGCTCTTGAGGGGCCTGAGCCTCTGGGGTAGGGGTTCCCCATTCTTTTTTCAGTGGTGCGTAGGTTCTCCCTCTCTCCCTTGTGGTTCAATCTTCCTGATGTTCTTTCTTTGGAGGATTCTCGATATGATGTTCGACTATGGGCAGGTCGAGTGTGTCGTGAGAAATCGCTTTGGAACTCAGAGCTCGAGTGATTAGGGGCTCTAAAGTTGTCCCTTGGCAGATAGTAGTTGGCTTTGACAGGATGGGACATTGAAGAGGGGTTTGCAGTTGCAAGAGTGGGCTTATTAGGTAATTCTCTTCTCAGTCCTGGACAATCTTTTGCTTCATGCGATAGTCTTAAGCAGTGAGTGCAGTGTTTTTTGAGTCCTTTGTATTCCAGGTGGATTAGAGCTTCCCCTCCTCCAGAGAACTCCACCATCGTCTCTTTAATTAAAGGTTGGAGACCATTGATTAACACCTTGACTTTTGCAATGGAGGTTGTAAGTTCTAGATCCATAAACTCACCCAGTTCCTCTGTAATAGCTTTAAGCATCTCTGGCTGCCAATAGTGTTTTGGGAGGCCTTGTACATCAATCCAGAAAGGGATCAAAGAGGGGAAGGTTTCTGATATGATCGGTTCCCATCTCTGGATGATGACCATCCATTGGTCATAGTGGTAAGGTCTATTATCTAGTACTTTTTGTAGATCTTCTTTTTAGTCAAACGTAAACTGGAAGCATCCTTTACCCAGGTCGGCTCTCATAGCTTTCCCTTTGAGGTTCCATCTGTTGGCTAGGAAAGGGAACAGTGACCAGAGGCGTTGGGCTGCAGGGTTAGTGAGACGACCGATGAGGGTCAGAGAGTTTGCTTTATTCAGTTCGGCGGTGTCCAGTTCAGGTGCACGAATACGCTTGCAAGGAGGGGGGGGAAACCGATGTCAATACCTTTGCCTTTTTGGTGGTAAGAGATTCGGGTTGCCATATTGGATAGGGTTCAGACAGAGAAGGTTATGGTGGAGCAAGCAAGATGTGAAAGCTTGGGGGTTTGCAAAAGGTTTCAAAAGGTTTACACAAGATTAAGGAGGATTATGATATTAGTTTAGGAAGAACAGAACAGGAGCTTACAGTGGTTGAGAGGAAGTTAGCCATGGTATGAGAGGTCGTTATCCGAGTAGATAGCGACTGAGGTACTACCTAGGAAGTTAGCCATGGTATGAGAGGTCGTTATCCGAGGTACTACCTTAACCCGTTCACTGAGGACGGTTCTGTATCTGTTGATCGGAGGAATTCGTCGGAACAGTAGTCGGAAGTGTTAACGGTCTGTTGGTTTGAAGCATCTTGTTGATGGACCGCTggctctttctctttttggggCTAGAAAGTTGGTGAGATGCGGTTTTTCAAAAGCTCCATTCTTCTTTGGGCTTGGCTTGGGAATCGGGCCTGGGAGAGAATgtccactcttttttttttgtgccgcACGTTGCTATATCACTCACTTTTTCTATTTGTCTGTTTCGgtgaataatacaaaaataaaaaagttcgaCAAATTTAAATCCTTCTGTTCTCCTCTCTGCTAAAATCTTTTTACCCCGATCAATGACTCAGGGTTTAATAAACATGTTATGACTATGGCACATGTATAGAGTACTACTACACAAGGGATTGGTTTTACTGCCCACCTGTGTCATCTTCAGCACTTTTCTTGTATTCACGTTTAAGCTCATATGTCCCTTGGTTCGACCCTCTCTTATTGTACACGCACAGCTCGTTCAGTATTTCTTTCAGGAACTGTGCTGGTTGGTCCGTCTCTTGTACAAGCTGCTTCAATGTCCAGTTAGGTTGTCCTTCGAACAGCTTGAACATTATACCTTCAAGCTCACCACGATCTCTTCTCGTCCTCTTCACCTCTGTTTGCTTGACTGGGGCAGGTCTCTTCTTTTCCTGCTCattcaaacacacacaaacttTTACATTGGTAACAACGCTGATATGGTAAAGAAAAGATCAAGACAAAAGATTCAAGTTTCAAATCATTAGTTGAAGAATCCATCCTGAATCGCAATTAGTCTGATAAAGAACGAGCATTGAAGCTGAATTGTTGCTTCATTACTCTTTTACCATCTTAATAATGACTCCATATATGCTAAATCATTGAGAAAAGAATTAACATTTTACCTTTGAATTGGATGAACCGAAACCAATCATTCCAGGCATGGGCCTCATATGTACTCCGCGGTCATTATCGATAACCTTTAGTGCAATTCACGGAAACAAAAGTCCTTACATAATTAGCTAACCAAAGAGCCAGCATAGGAGAGAAATGAATTAAAGGGAACAAACACCTGTATCTGTCGATTTTTAACCATGGCTTTGCTCGTTCTCTCCCGACAAAGCCTTGCATATTCTTCAATGTCTTCCCCATATGGCTTCATATCAAACTTGTGATCTATCTTTCCTTCAAGAGCTGTATGAACTATAGAGTAGCTTGCCTATTATGAGATGGAGAGCCAAACGAAGATACAAAACCTGATGTTATCAATCAAACAGGTAAAATCCAAATAGGGAAATCACCTTGATTGACATCCGAAAAGACCTCCATCGGAACAAAGTCTTTGAACATATTCACAGCGTAGCTCTTTGGCATGTTCTCATACTCAGCACGAACCATCTCCATAGTGAACTGATTGATGATACCAGTACAAGGAAATAAGTTgcaacaaagaacaaaatacaaaacactAAAGCAGGATCCTTCCCTACGCTAGATTTGATAAATCAACCACATGGGTAAGTGAAATTGGCATGAAAGATTCCAACTTTATGGACACAACCATCGGAATAATGAAGGTAACTCAATCAACAAAGTAGGGCACctcaaaaaaagataagaacttTTGAGAATCAAAATGGAACATGTACCTCGGGGGTAGGTCGTAGAGGATCAATGTTGAGAACAACCTTCGCCAAGTCAATAGATTCAGAGGAATAGGAATAAGAAGAAggtggaggcggaggaggagttAGCTTCCCCCACGCCTTGGCGACAACTACAGGACACTTCATCAACCAAATTGGTCGCTCGCCTTTCTCCAAATCGAGTTCATGAGGGTTACTTCGATCGTCTTCCATCGTTACTCCCAAGTACACACTCGCTTTGCTCCAAACTCTCCTGAGCTCTGATCTGAACTCTGTTTCGgattttgggtttaattttGTCGTTTTGACTTACCCTAAACTataaagtcttcttcttttacttctgAAGCAGAGGTGAAAACAAGGAGAACCCGACTCATTTACTACATACCCGGACCGACTTAGACGCTTAAATAATTGGGCCAAGGCCCATAGGTTTTGTCTCCAAAAGTCCGAAACCCAGTTTTTAAATGGGTATTAACTATTTTCAAACGCATATTTTTCCTAGAGGCTAGagctatggttttttttttttgtagtttttttgcCACACTTGATTTCGTCATTACTAGAAGAGTGTTCTTTCTTGacggaaacaaaataaaataatattcgTCTTGTGTGACATGATTAATAGGTAGATGGATATGTATGTAGATACAACATACTGCATACATCCAAAACATGCATGGATCGTATCATGTATGGTGTATATGTATTAGAATATTAGATGCATGGTGATAGTTATACTATATTAGATTGGGTTGGACTTTTGGACCACTGTTGTGCTGATAGCGTGATACTATAAAAACATGCTTGGATGTATGGAGTATggtgtatatatgtattagaTGGATGGATACATATTGTTTGGACCACTATTGTGCTGATAAAGACACCACAGTTGTTGACAGAAGAGGAAACAATAATACCGAAGTTAGAAATGGATGGCGATCAGGACAATGACAAAGATGTAATTCTTCGGAAAGAACTTAACTAAATCAGTACTGAGAAACCCTAACCACTAGTTACACTCGGTTGTTTCATGTACAAGGGGGGACCAATCCCTTATCTTTAACTTTAGTACGTATATGTATCATTTCGGTTTATGGTCGCcgaatttggattttatgtTTGTTAGACATAAGTGATAGAGTTTTTAGCTTTACActtttatagaaaattaaatatttacgTGGAGCCAAAAAACAATCCAATAACTCGGGGAAAAAACTGAATGGCTTGATAGttgatacccaaaaaaaaaaaaaaaactgttcttTATCAGTTTACGAATTCCTTTCACATGGTCACTATTTAATGACGCGTTGGAAGATTTATACtgtgtgatttttaaaagagaagtgaggtaaagaaaagaaactgtCATATCAATCATAATCGAGTTAGGTATAAGTATATAACAGATGTTGAGGATATGCTTTCAAAAATCTTTGTTTGGAATTAGTTTCTAACTTTGACCATAGACTTTACACTTTCTTCATACTTTCTTAG is a genomic window containing:
- the LOC104751424 gene encoding transcription initiation factor IIF subunit beta-like: MEDDRSNPHELDLEKGERPIWLMKCPVVVAKAWGKLTPPPPPPSSYSYSSESIDLAKVVLNIDPLRPTPEFTMEMVRAEYENMPKSYAVNMFKDFVPMEVFSDVNQVHTALEGKIDHKFDMKPYGEDIEEYARLCRERTSKAMVKNRQIQVIDNDRGVHMRPMPGMIGFGSSNSKEKKRPAPVKQTEVKRTRRDRGELEGIMFKLFEGQPNWTLKQLVQETDQPAQFLKEILNELCVYNKRGSNQGTYELKREYKKSAEDDTGGQ